Within Synechococcus sp. NB0720_010, the genomic segment TGGCATGGGAATCACCAAGGATAATGACCAAATTAGGTTTATTGTCCTTGTTATGAAAGAATTGAGAGGCCGAGTTAGTGCCGCGAGCACCATAGATTCCAAAGCTGACTTTTACTGAGCTTTCAACATTAGACTGTTCGCAAATGGAATTTTCAAGAGGAGCATAGACAAGGCTTGGGTCAACGCTAAAACAATCTGGATTGTATTGAATAATGCTCCTTAAGGGTATCTGAAAATACAAAACTGATAGCGGCCTGACCAACAGACGGTTCAGTGAGAGAGCTTGTAGTGCAGAATTTTTTTTTAGCGGGCTCAGTTTTAACAATATAAGAGTCAGCGACAAGGACAGACAGAAGAGGGATCGTAAATGGAATTGTGAGTACGAAGAATACTCCCACATTCAAGGCGAGTATTGTCCTGAGACGCACGACCGTAGCTGCTCTCTAGAAGATGGAATAGATGAAAGGAGCCACAACCGAACCCTGGGTAAATACCAACAAAGCGCCCATCAGAACAATTGTGATAATAAGAGGGGCTAGCCAGTATTTTTTGCGGACTTTAAGAAAGTCCCAGACGTCCTTGAGGAGATCGAAAAAAGCTTCCATCAGATTCTCAGAAAATTCGTGTTAGGTCCACAAGCTTGTGCTTTGGCTGCTCGCGATAGGACTGCAGTCCAGTTCGCTTCCGCTTTAGGGGATCGTAGCCGGTCAAGCGCATCAAATAAGCAATGGGCTGAAGCACGAAGACAAAGACCGCGCCAAGGATAAGGTGGCCATTGATCCAACCCAAGATGTGACCAAGCTTCATCCAGCCCTGGTATGGCCACTGCAGCCAACCAGGCTTGATCAAACCTAGGGCGAGGCTTGGGATGCCGATCAAAAATGGCCAAATCGGTGCATGGTGGCCCTTTAAGCCTGGAATCAGCCAACCAAAAACAACTGGGAAAACGATCCCAAGCAGAATTCCGAATTCACGGAGCTGCTTTTTGGATACGGATGAGAAAGATGAGTGGGCCATGATCAATCGAGTTCAAACTCCTGTTTCCAGCTTTCGTCCGCCTCTTCTTGGGATTGCTCCTCCTTCAACAACAACTGGTTCTGCAGCACCAAGACATCCATCTCAGTCCGCATAAAGCAGCGGTAGGCGTCCTGCGGTGTACACACGATTGGCTCTCCGCGAACGTTGAACGACGTATTCACAATCGTTGGACAATCCGTTCTGTGCTGAAACGCCTTGATCAGATTGAAATAGCGAGGATTGGTTCGCTCTGAAACGGTTTGAACACGGGCTGAGTAATCGACGTGCGTGATCGCGGGAAGTGATGAGCGTGAAACATTGAGCTTTTCGATCCCGAACAACTGCTCCTGCTCAGCCGTCATGGACTGGCAAAGCTCTTTCTTGACCGGTGCGACCAGAAG encodes:
- a CDS encoding DUF5989 family protein gives rise to the protein MEAFFDLLKDVWDFLKVRKKYWLAPLIITIVLMGALLVFTQGSVVAPFIYSIF
- a CDS encoding SxtJ family membrane protein codes for the protein MAHSSFSSVSKKQLREFGILLGIVFPVVFGWLIPGLKGHHAPIWPFLIGIPSLALGLIKPGWLQWPYQGWMKLGHILGWINGHLILGAVFVFVLQPIAYLMRLTGYDPLKRKRTGLQSYREQPKHKLVDLTRIF